In Bdellovibrionales bacterium, the following proteins share a genomic window:
- a CDS encoding GNAT family N-acetyltransferase: MGLINCDSWEIRALRGSDFAELHQTVEAVYSGSPFPIGGGWSEEQLAEEGMSGSSLGVFYKPFGLTSFVIWRCFPGGREIRLLGTHPQWCRRGIMAELMRSVIEEVDSGEEIWLEVHEGNRGARNLYEKLGFSKVGRRPNYYRDGAGADLYSRLCP; this comes from the coding sequence ATGGGTCTTATTAATTGTGATTCTTGGGAAATTCGGGCCCTTCGGGGGAGCGATTTTGCGGAGCTGCACCAGACAGTTGAGGCCGTCTATTCAGGTTCCCCATTTCCGATTGGGGGAGGTTGGAGTGAGGAACAGCTCGCAGAGGAAGGAATGTCAGGTAGTTCGCTCGGGGTCTTTTATAAGCCGTTTGGACTCACCTCCTTTGTCATCTGGCGCTGCTTTCCGGGAGGTCGTGAAATTCGGCTTCTCGGAACACACCCCCAGTGGTGCAGGAGAGGCATTATGGCAGAGCTTATGCGCTCGGTCATTGAGGAGGTTGATTCCGGCGAGGAGATCTGGCTTGAAGTTCATGAGGGAAATCGTGGGGCCCGTAACCTCTATGAAAAGCTAGGGTTTTCTAAAGTGGGCAGGAGACCCAATTACTATCGCGATGGTGCCGGTGCCGACCTCTATAGTAGGCTTTGTCCGTGA
- the rbfA gene encoding 30S ribosome-binding factor RbfA, whose protein sequence is MSGESRRIQRVEKELRHVVAGYLLTGLRGSFSCLISVTHVKVSPDLRHAKVYVSLMGDSKTKQTDWLLLEKQVSEIQRHVGANLKLKFTPRLQLFLDSSADEVDKIQRILNDIKAGEMQLRPSVEGEDEG, encoded by the coding sequence TTGTCAGGAGAAAGCAGGCGCATACAAAGGGTTGAAAAAGAACTTCGTCATGTTGTAGCTGGTTACCTATTAACTGGCCTAAGGGGGTCTTTTTCCTGCTTGATTTCAGTGACACATGTCAAAGTCTCACCGGATTTGCGCCACGCCAAGGTTTACGTTAGCCTCATGGGTGATTCAAAAACGAAGCAAACTGACTGGTTGCTGCTTGAAAAGCAAGTTTCGGAAATTCAAAGACATGTGGGCGCAAATCTCAAGCTGAAGTTCACTCCGCGATTGCAGTTGTTCCTTGATTCGTCTGCTGATGAGGTTGATAAAATCCAACGAATTTTGAATGATATAAAGGCGGGCGAGATGCAATTGCGACCCAGTGTTGAAGGCGAAGATGAAGGCTAA
- the truB gene encoding tRNA pseudouridine(55) synthase TruB, giving the protein MKAKAKRSEPGLHGLLLVDKPSGITSHDVVARARRCLGMKAVGHAGTLDPLATGLIVLLLGEATKLSDYVLNADKSYEVKVRLGLITDSLDITGRVLERREVNVSEETLNRAILDAQGELSLPVPAYSAVKVGGKKLYELARAEKLSSTPVRSMNFFNLKLVEFGQDCFSARVDCHKGGYIRSWVEFVGRNLGCGATVEELRRLGSGSFRVEKSLSLESLEELASLSKMEGRDQQACGAIDPRAFGDSFVSLNQALPQWKALTVKGRDEHLMVNGLVSHDLSRRLISERKRANNQRVIVPVKILSSATGQLLSLIEAMPEGGLKVRRIFQLPAL; this is encoded by the coding sequence ATGAAGGCTAAGGCTAAGCGATCTGAGCCAGGGCTTCATGGTCTTTTGTTGGTTGATAAACCAAGCGGGATAACGAGTCATGACGTGGTTGCCAGAGCTCGACGTTGTTTAGGAATGAAGGCGGTTGGCCATGCGGGGACCCTGGATCCTTTGGCAACGGGCCTTATTGTTTTGCTCCTAGGAGAGGCCACTAAACTATCAGATTATGTTTTGAATGCGGATAAGAGCTACGAAGTTAAGGTTCGGCTGGGCCTGATCACGGATTCTTTGGATATCACAGGAAGGGTTCTTGAACGTCGCGAAGTCAATGTTTCAGAAGAGACTTTAAATAGGGCGATATTGGATGCTCAAGGTGAGCTCTCTTTGCCTGTTCCTGCCTATTCAGCGGTCAAGGTGGGTGGAAAAAAACTGTATGAACTGGCTCGAGCGGAAAAACTGAGTTCCACACCAGTTCGCAGCATGAACTTTTTTAACCTGAAATTAGTTGAGTTTGGTCAGGATTGCTTCTCGGCTCGGGTCGATTGCCATAAAGGTGGCTACATACGATCCTGGGTTGAATTCGTAGGAAGAAATCTCGGTTGTGGCGCAACGGTTGAGGAACTCAGACGTTTGGGATCAGGCAGTTTCCGAGTAGAGAAGAGTCTCAGTTTAGAAAGTCTTGAAGAATTGGCGAGCCTCTCTAAGATGGAAGGGCGGGACCAACAGGCCTGTGGTGCCATAGATCCTCGGGCTTTTGGAGATTCATTTGTTTCTTTAAATCAAGCTCTTCCTCAGTGGAAGGCCTTGACCGTAAAGGGACGCGATGAGCATTTAATGGTGAATGGACTCGTCAGTCATGATCTGAGTCGTCGTTTGATATCAGAAAGAAAAAGGGCCAACAATCAACGTGTAATCGTGCCCGTGAAAATCCTGAGTTCTGCAACGGGTCAGCTCCTTTCCCTGATTGAAGCGATGCCTGAGGGTGGACTTAAGGTGAGGCGAATATTTCAGCTCCCGGCCCTCTGA
- a CDS encoding ribosome maturation factor RimP, with protein sequence MSSLSDDALGQIRELASEICQREGCLLYDIQFSGGSRQRNLRVFIDRAQGVVSVDDCANISRGINLLLDVRDLIPGGAYDLEVSSPGLERQLLETWHFEKAIGQQVKVSTTESIPLPEAVEAKPGKGGPLSVEGKLTEASDEVVVVENDRAK encoded by the coding sequence TTGAGTAGTTTGTCTGATGATGCTTTGGGTCAGATTCGTGAATTGGCGAGTGAAATTTGCCAGCGAGAGGGTTGTCTTCTATACGATATTCAGTTCTCTGGTGGATCTAGACAGAGAAATTTACGAGTGTTTATTGATCGTGCTCAAGGCGTAGTTTCTGTAGACGATTGTGCCAATATTTCGCGAGGCATCAACCTTCTGCTCGACGTGAGAGATCTCATTCCTGGCGGTGCCTACGATTTGGAAGTTTCTAGTCCGGGCCTTGAGAGGCAGCTTCTTGAGACCTGGCATTTCGAAAAGGCGATTGGTCAGCAAGTGAAAGTCTCCACCACGGAATCGATTCCTCTGCCTGAGGCTGTGGAAGCAAAACCTGGTAAGGGTGGTCCGTTGTCGGTTGAGGGTAAGCTTACGGAAGCATCGGACGAAGTGGTTGTGGTTGAGAATGATAGGGCAAAATAG
- the rpsO gene encoding 30S ribosomal protein S15, with the protein MALLASQKEEIVKKFRQSELDTGSSQVQVALLTHRINHLTEHFKKNKKDVHGQRGLLKLVNRRRKLLDYLRSQDSAQYSSLISELGLRK; encoded by the coding sequence ATGGCGCTTTTAGCTTCACAAAAAGAAGAAATTGTAAAAAAATTCCGTCAGTCTGAGTTGGATACGGGGAGCTCGCAGGTGCAAGTCGCTCTCCTCACTCATCGAATTAATCATCTAACTGAACATTTCAAAAAGAATAAAAAAGATGTTCATGGGCAACGTGGCCTTCTAAAACTGGTGAATCGTCGTCGAAAACTCTTGGACTATCTTCGTTCTCAAGATTCGGCTCAATATTCTTCGTTGATATCTGAGCTTGGTTTAAGGAAGTAA
- the infB gene encoding translation initiation factor IF-2, with protein sequence MTQPKVYEFAKEIGIETLTLMDKIREWNLPIRSHMAGLDEAMILEIKSRFDAEAGTKKETKAKKAKPKKKKATTTSVRKVVTATSKADEKSVKEKKAEKAAAALPKVIRRKAGEKEEAEAAAAAAALAAQVESQEIYTSEEVSATDGSEEDSDAAAHLRETGSEMSAEGVSPDSISPESPETKTRRNIVGRMDLKRVVRPVARASSTVSSSGPSGAAGTGAGTSPFFSGQVSDPSRPPRPGVGRTLRTGFVAPSPFLDEVVIEETQKEKDDKLKKRPGAGKELPSAVFSASEFRKREVVFQPKKKKIPGRGEVRKTQITTPKASKRVVKFHHVIKVGELANQMNLKAPQLIKKLMGEGIMATINTDLDFDTVALMVPEFGFEAQNVALSPEGLIEEAVFGDLSSEMVPRTPVVTVMGHVDHGKTTLLDSIRNADVASREAGGITQHIGAYQVTLEDGSHITFIDTPGHAAFTAMRARGANVTDVAIIVVAADDGVMPQTAEAINHAKAAGVPIIVAVNKMDKQGANPDRIKQQLTEFQLVPEEWGGSTIFCPVSALKGEGVKELLEQIRLVAEVQELRANPNRSGTGLVIESRMEKGRGCVATLLVKDGTIRVGQDIVVGTVAGRIRAMNNDRGEQIKLAGPGTPVEIFGLPETPLAGDRFDVTETEAQAHEIAELRKHQAEAAIASLDKTMTLEQIFSKVKAGAAKELSVVLKADVAGSLEAIKGMFEKAGTEEVKVKIVHSGVGGISESDVLLAGTAHGLVLGFNVRPDGSAQKLAKEKNIEIKVYTIIYELIDDVKKALGGLLAPEIVEKSLGRAEVRNTFSVPKSGVIAGCSVLDGKITRSNQLRLVRDGRIVYQGKVSSLKRFKDDVKEVASGFECGIGIENFNDIKVGDVIEAFEVESIAREL encoded by the coding sequence GTGACCCAGCCCAAAGTTTATGAATTTGCAAAAGAGATTGGTATCGAGACTCTGACTCTCATGGATAAGATTCGTGAATGGAATCTTCCGATTCGAAGTCATATGGCTGGTTTAGATGAGGCCATGATCCTCGAAATCAAGAGCCGTTTTGATGCAGAGGCGGGAACAAAAAAAGAGACAAAGGCTAAAAAAGCCAAGCCAAAGAAGAAGAAGGCCACGACCACGTCCGTGCGCAAGGTCGTTACAGCCACTTCTAAGGCGGATGAAAAATCCGTGAAAGAAAAGAAGGCAGAGAAAGCCGCAGCGGCCCTACCAAAAGTGATTCGACGTAAGGCTGGAGAAAAAGAGGAGGCCGAGGCGGCGGCGGCAGCAGCGGCCCTGGCGGCACAAGTAGAAAGTCAGGAGATTTACACCTCAGAAGAAGTGAGTGCGACTGATGGGTCAGAAGAGGACTCTGATGCTGCAGCTCATTTGAGAGAAACAGGCTCCGAGATGAGTGCAGAAGGTGTGTCTCCAGATTCGATCTCACCTGAATCACCCGAGACGAAAACTCGTCGTAATATTGTGGGTCGCATGGATCTGAAGAGGGTTGTTCGTCCTGTGGCTCGAGCAAGCAGCACAGTTTCTTCATCAGGACCATCTGGAGCTGCAGGGACGGGGGCAGGGACCTCGCCTTTTTTTTCCGGGCAAGTTTCGGATCCTTCTCGTCCTCCGCGGCCGGGGGTTGGTCGGACTTTGAGAACTGGATTTGTAGCTCCCTCGCCTTTTCTCGATGAAGTTGTGATTGAGGAAACGCAGAAGGAAAAGGATGATAAATTAAAAAAGCGTCCTGGGGCGGGCAAAGAGCTTCCTTCGGCGGTATTTTCGGCTTCGGAGTTTAGAAAAAGAGAAGTTGTTTTCCAGCCAAAAAAGAAAAAGATTCCTGGTCGGGGAGAGGTGAGAAAGACTCAGATTACAACTCCAAAGGCCAGCAAACGAGTGGTTAAATTTCATCATGTAATTAAGGTCGGGGAACTAGCCAACCAAATGAATTTGAAGGCCCCTCAGCTGATTAAGAAATTAATGGGCGAAGGAATTATGGCCACGATTAATACAGATCTTGATTTTGATACTGTGGCTCTGATGGTACCCGAATTCGGTTTTGAAGCTCAAAATGTGGCTTTGTCGCCCGAGGGCCTGATAGAGGAAGCTGTTTTCGGTGATCTTTCTTCGGAGATGGTGCCTCGAACACCAGTCGTGACAGTGATGGGACACGTCGATCATGGCAAAACAACATTGCTTGATTCGATTCGCAACGCAGATGTCGCGTCCCGAGAGGCTGGAGGTATTACCCAGCACATTGGGGCTTACCAAGTAACTCTTGAAGATGGAAGTCACATCACCTTTATCGATACTCCCGGCCACGCAGCTTTCACAGCCATGCGGGCCCGCGGAGCTAATGTGACAGATGTTGCGATTATTGTTGTTGCAGCGGACGACGGGGTCATGCCTCAGACGGCCGAAGCCATTAATCATGCTAAGGCCGCCGGGGTCCCGATTATCGTGGCAGTTAACAAAATGGACAAACAAGGTGCTAATCCAGACCGAATCAAGCAACAATTGACTGAATTCCAACTCGTTCCTGAGGAGTGGGGTGGAAGCACGATCTTTTGTCCTGTTTCGGCTCTAAAGGGAGAGGGAGTTAAGGAGCTACTTGAGCAAATTCGACTTGTGGCCGAGGTTCAAGAGCTTCGCGCGAATCCGAACCGCTCAGGTACGGGCTTGGTGATAGAGAGCCGTATGGAGAAGGGTCGGGGATGTGTCGCCACTTTATTAGTGAAAGATGGGACAATCAGGGTGGGTCAGGACATTGTTGTTGGAACTGTGGCCGGTCGAATCCGGGCCATGAACAATGATCGAGGCGAGCAAATTAAATTGGCTGGCCCAGGCACACCCGTCGAAATTTTTGGTCTTCCCGAGACTCCTTTGGCTGGGGATCGTTTTGATGTCACGGAGACAGAAGCTCAGGCCCATGAAATTGCTGAATTGAGAAAACATCAGGCAGAGGCCGCGATCGCAAGTCTTGATAAAACCATGACGTTGGAGCAGATTTTTTCTAAGGTGAAGGCGGGTGCCGCAAAAGAGCTTTCGGTTGTGTTGAAGGCGGATGTGGCCGGCAGTTTGGAAGCCATCAAGGGGATGTTTGAAAAGGCGGGGACGGAAGAAGTCAAAGTGAAGATCGTTCACTCAGGGGTAGGTGGAATCAGCGAATCGGATGTGTTGTTGGCAGGAACGGCCCATGGGCTGGTTCTTGGCTTTAATGTTCGTCCGGATGGTTCTGCTCAAAAACTGGCAAAAGAGAAAAATATTGAGATCAAGGTCTATACAATTATTTACGAGCTGATTGATGATGTTAAAAAAGCTCTTGGAGGATTGTTAGCGCCTGAGATAGTTGAAAAATCATTGGGCAGAGCTGAAGTGCGAAATACTTTCTCGGTGCCAAAATCAGGAGTTATTGCAGGATGTTCTGTTTTGGATGGGAAAATTACGCGAAGTAACCAATTGCGATTGGTGCGAGATGGCCGAATTGTCTATCAAGGAAAAGTTTCCAGTCTGAAGCGGTTCAAAGATGATGTCAAAGAAGTGGCCTCGGGCTTTGAATGTGGGATCGGAATTGAAAACTTCAATGACATTAAAGTTGGTGACGTGATCGAGGCCTTCGAGGTTGAGAGCATCGCGAGGGAGCTCTGA
- the nusA gene encoding transcription termination/antitermination protein NusA, with the protein MAVENVFSDLSRMIEQVGKDKGIDKGVVIDAVIQGMLVAARKKYGTYREIEAQYNEESGEIELYEFKEVVNDEDFCDEEVEIKLSSALELDPDAQLHDSIGHKLETSDLGRIAAQTAKQIITQRVRDAERDLIFNEFEQRKGEIASGIARRVERGAIVVDLGRTEAYIPPREQIPGEQYKPGDRIQGYIADVRQTTRGPQIIMSRADERYLMKLFEMEVPEIYDGIVEIKAAAREPGQRAKIAVSSKDSAVDALGACVGMKGSRVQSIVQELRGEKIDIVNWDDEPARFVCNALAPAEISKVYMDENLMEMEIVVPDSQLSLAIGRKGQNVRLAAKLTRWKLDIVSESNASQRTAEAIFNLMLIPGMSQTMAQNIFQSGYGSFQAIAEAQIDDVMKVPGYEDINRAKKLVEDSKALLAQYQQEGKAVPTAPTKTPEVQLEGDAKSQAAQRLKEEMVQLTAQEEAAGGEKTEVGGIQE; encoded by the coding sequence ATGGCTGTGGAAAATGTATTCTCTGATTTGAGTCGTATGATTGAACAGGTCGGCAAAGATAAGGGCATTGATAAAGGTGTCGTTATTGATGCTGTTATCCAGGGTATGTTAGTGGCTGCTCGAAAAAAGTATGGGACTTATCGTGAAATTGAGGCTCAATATAACGAGGAGTCTGGTGAGATAGAGCTCTATGAATTTAAGGAAGTGGTCAACGACGAAGATTTTTGTGACGAAGAAGTTGAGATTAAGTTATCTAGTGCCCTCGAGTTGGACCCTGATGCTCAACTTCACGATTCGATTGGGCATAAGTTAGAAACCTCCGATTTGGGGCGAATTGCAGCTCAGACAGCTAAGCAGATTATCACTCAGCGAGTGCGCGATGCCGAGCGCGACCTTATTTTTAATGAGTTTGAGCAGCGAAAGGGAGAAATTGCCTCAGGAATTGCTCGACGAGTTGAAAGAGGGGCTATCGTTGTTGATCTTGGTCGGACAGAGGCCTACATCCCACCCCGGGAACAGATTCCAGGCGAGCAGTACAAGCCGGGAGATCGGATTCAAGGCTACATTGCTGATGTTCGCCAAACCACCAGAGGCCCTCAGATTATCATGTCTCGAGCTGATGAGCGCTACCTGATGAAGTTGTTCGAAATGGAAGTTCCAGAGATTTATGATGGTATTGTTGAGATAAAGGCAGCTGCTCGTGAGCCTGGTCAGAGGGCTAAGATTGCTGTGAGTTCTAAGGATTCTGCCGTTGACGCCTTGGGTGCTTGCGTGGGGATGAAGGGCAGTCGCGTACAGAGTATTGTGCAGGAACTGCGGGGCGAAAAAATTGACATTGTTAATTGGGACGATGAGCCAGCTCGATTTGTTTGCAATGCTCTGGCTCCAGCAGAAATTTCTAAAGTGTATATGGACGAGAATTTGATGGAAATGGAAATCGTGGTTCCGGATTCTCAGCTCAGCTTGGCCATTGGGCGAAAGGGTCAGAATGTTCGTCTGGCGGCAAAGCTCACGCGTTGGAAATTGGATATTGTTTCTGAATCGAATGCTTCGCAGAGAACAGCCGAGGCGATATTTAATCTGATGCTGATTCCTGGGATGAGTCAAACGATGGCACAGAATATTTTCCAATCAGGATATGGGTCTTTCCAAGCCATAGCTGAGGCACAGATTGACGATGTGATGAAGGTTCCTGGATATGAAGATATAAACAGGGCTAAGAAATTAGTTGAAGATTCAAAGGCTCTCCTCGCTCAGTACCAGCAAGAAGGTAAAGCAGTGCCAACGGCTCCAACGAAGACCCCAGAGGTGCAGTTGGAGGGAGATGCGAAGTCTCAGGCAGCGCAGCGTTTGAAAGAGGAGATGGTTCAGTTGACGGCGCAGGAAGAAGCGGCAGGTGGTGAGAAAACTGAGGTTGGCGGAATTCAGGAATAA
- the pnp gene encoding polyribonucleotide nucleotidyltransferase, whose translation MKQTVTFEMNGKEIVLETGRLAKQADGSVLVTCGSNMVLVTAVSNRKESTMDFFPLTVEYAEKFYASGKIPGGYFKREGRPTNLATLTARMIDRPVRPCFPEGYRYETQLVATTLSYDGSCPIDILASIGASAALHVSDIPFNGPTSAVQVVRVKGKFIANPTPELLSESDMDIVVAGTRNGILMVEGELHFISEADALAALKFAHQAMMPSFDAQDKLKSLAGKKKRDFTPVFPDASFKSEVKDFAAPKVAAALKIREKLERYAALDAVLAEAKARFLAADEDKEVLAKRAKDLNSIFEDVKYSVARNLVLDTGFRIDGRSTTQIRPIACEVALLPRAHGSGLFTRGETQVLGTVTLGTGDDEQMIDALSGLVKKKFMLHYNFPPYCVGETGRMGGQSRREIGHGFLAERAIQVVLPDYDKFPYVVRIVSEVLESNGSSSMGTVCSGILALLDAGVPIKGNVAGIAMGLIKEGDRVAVLSDILGDEDHLGDMDFKVAGTSKGITALQMDIKIDSISFDIMEQALNQAKEGRDHILGKMEEVIRSPRGEISQFAPRIETIQIKSEKVREVIGAGGKVIKGIIEETGVKIDIEDGGKIHISSVNPEATKRAIMMIRDICAEAEVGKVYSGKVVKIMDFGAFVEIFPNTSGLLHISEIAHERIRTVSEVLNEGDDVEVKVLDVDRAGRIKLSRKVLLEKPQ comes from the coding sequence ATGAAACAGACAGTGACCTTTGAAATGAACGGTAAGGAAATCGTTCTTGAAACTGGTCGTTTAGCAAAACAGGCCGATGGTTCGGTCCTTGTTACCTGTGGCAGCAATATGGTCCTCGTGACCGCCGTTTCAAACAGGAAGGAGTCCACCATGGATTTCTTCCCGCTGACGGTGGAGTACGCTGAGAAATTTTATGCCTCAGGTAAAATTCCTGGCGGTTATTTTAAGCGCGAAGGCCGTCCCACTAATTTGGCTACTCTAACAGCTCGAATGATTGATCGCCCGGTTCGTCCTTGTTTTCCCGAGGGCTATCGTTATGAGACTCAGCTGGTCGCCACAACTCTGAGCTATGATGGCTCCTGCCCCATTGATATTTTGGCCAGCATCGGTGCGAGCGCTGCTCTTCATGTCAGTGATATCCCCTTCAATGGCCCAACTTCGGCCGTTCAAGTGGTACGAGTGAAAGGGAAATTCATCGCGAATCCGACACCGGAGCTTCTCAGCGAATCGGATATGGATATTGTTGTAGCTGGGACACGTAATGGTATTTTGATGGTTGAGGGGGAGCTTCACTTTATCTCTGAAGCCGACGCTTTGGCAGCATTGAAGTTTGCCCATCAAGCCATGATGCCTTCCTTTGATGCTCAGGATAAATTGAAATCCTTGGCTGGAAAAAAGAAGCGTGATTTTACACCCGTATTTCCGGATGCGTCTTTCAAAAGCGAAGTGAAGGATTTCGCTGCACCCAAGGTTGCAGCGGCCTTAAAAATCAGAGAAAAGTTAGAACGATACGCGGCCCTGGATGCGGTCCTTGCTGAGGCAAAGGCGAGGTTTTTGGCAGCTGATGAGGACAAAGAGGTACTTGCGAAGAGAGCAAAGGACCTGAATTCCATTTTTGAAGATGTGAAATACTCGGTGGCTCGAAATTTAGTTCTCGACACGGGCTTTCGAATTGATGGTCGATCAACTACTCAGATACGCCCCATTGCCTGTGAAGTTGCTTTGTTGCCGAGGGCACACGGGTCTGGATTGTTTACTCGTGGAGAGACCCAGGTTCTTGGGACAGTGACTCTTGGTACAGGCGATGACGAGCAAATGATTGATGCGTTGAGTGGTTTGGTAAAGAAAAAATTTATGCTTCACTATAATTTTCCTCCTTACTGTGTTGGAGAGACGGGGCGTATGGGGGGACAGAGTCGTCGTGAGATTGGTCATGGATTTTTGGCGGAACGTGCTATTCAAGTCGTACTTCCAGACTATGACAAGTTTCCCTATGTGGTTCGTATTGTGAGTGAGGTTTTAGAATCAAATGGCTCAAGTTCAATGGGAACAGTTTGTTCTGGAATTTTGGCTTTGTTAGATGCTGGCGTCCCTATTAAGGGAAACGTCGCTGGAATCGCAATGGGACTGATCAAAGAGGGCGATCGAGTGGCAGTTCTAAGTGATATTCTCGGTGATGAGGATCACTTGGGAGATATGGACTTTAAGGTTGCAGGTACCAGCAAGGGCATCACTGCTTTGCAAATGGATATCAAGATTGACTCCATTAGCTTTGATATTATGGAGCAGGCTTTGAATCAGGCTAAGGAAGGTCGCGATCACATCCTAGGGAAGATGGAGGAAGTGATTCGGTCTCCTCGCGGTGAGATCTCTCAGTTTGCTCCACGTATTGAAACTATTCAAATTAAGTCAGAGAAGGTTCGTGAAGTGATTGGTGCCGGAGGAAAGGTCATTAAGGGGATTATCGAAGAAACAGGTGTGAAGATCGATATTGAAGATGGTGGGAAAATCCATATTTCTTCAGTGAACCCTGAGGCGACCAAGAGGGCGATCATGATGATACGAGACATTTGCGCAGAAGCCGAAGTGGGCAAAGTGTATTCTGGCAAGGTCGTTAAAATTATGGATTTTGGAGCCTTTGTCGAGATTTTTCCAAATACAAGCGGGCTTCTTCATATTTCTGAAATTGCTCATGAGCGCATTAGAACTGTGTCAGAGGTTCTTAATGAAGGGGATGACGTGGAAGTCAAAGTTCTCGATGTGGATCGAGCTGGACGTATCAAGCTGAGCCGCAAGGTTCTCCTTGAAAAGCCACAGTGA